One Canis lupus baileyi chromosome 1, mCanLup2.hap1, whole genome shotgun sequence genomic window, cggctgcaggcagcaccaaaccgctgcgccactggggctgccctagcttttttatttttaagtaaatatagatatatatttatagatctCAGGAAATTACATAGTCTAAAAGCCCCATGTTCCCTTCACCCAGCCTCCCCAAATGATGACATATTAGATAGCTATAGATTTTACTTagttttcaccattttttaacTTGCATGTAGTGTTACAAAATTTTTCCCATACACAGAGATTCACTTTACCACCAATGCAATCAAGATaccaaactggggatccctgggtggcgcagcggtttggcgcctgcctttggcccagggcgtgatcctggagacccgggatcgaatcccacatcaggctcccggtgcatggagcctgcttctccctctgcctatgtctctgcctctctctccttctctctctctgactatcataaaaaaaaaaaaaaaaaaaaaaaaagataccaaactGGTCTGGGACCGTAAAAACTTCCTCATGCTATTTGTATTCACACTAATTCACATTCTATCTCCTCCCTATCCTCTGAAAAGCACTGATCCAGTCTCCATCTCTATAGttctatgaatttattttctaCTAAACCTAACATGCTTGAGGTCCATCCAGGTTATTGCATGTGTCAGTTATTCACTCCTTACTGTTGAGTAGTCTTCCATTGTACAGATGTTAGAGAATTTATTCAGTTACTCATCCTTGAAGTTTCTTCCTAGTGTTGTGCTATATATAATGAGTAAAGATTTTGTGAATAtaagcttcatttattttttttttaggaattgtattttaaaatacttcatcaTAAATATGCAAAAGGAATCTTTCATCCTGTTTACTCTActtttcccccctcctctcttAGATAccattcttttaagtttttaaaaatctggtataTAACCATACATTTTCCATACAATTTATCTTCCAGTGTTGAGGAAAAAGAGCTAATTACAGATGATATTCTGATACCTTTTTTAAtgtgagatgatgacctgaaatTTAAGCAGTAGGGAAAGTTTATTGATCATATCCACAACTGCCTAATGCTCATGAGGATTTATTCAATTCCTGGTTGATAGATACTAATTTGATTCTTTGATACTAATCTTTATTAAAAGCAATCCAGTGAAGTAGCTTTGTAATTATGAAAGACTtgcttttatgattattattagtTGAAACAATTTGTTATGTTCACATAACAAAGAAATTTTCTGGTATAATGATAATGACCCACTATTCATTCTTTGTCACTAAATTCTTATTCAACTAAAATTAGCTTTTAATCATGTTCTCTAAATTGATAAGGTAGTTTCAACTAACTTAAGTTTGAATATTATCTTTCTCACTTAGACTAGAGTTCAGATCTTTGGAAATTCCTCACCCTTCTTTTTAGACATTCCTATGAGAGTGCCAGTTGTGTTAAGAAGCAgaaatactgggatgcctgggtggcccagtggtttagtgcctgccttcagcccaggacgtgatcctggagtcccgggatcgagtcccacatagggctccctgcatggagcctgcttctccctctgcctatgtctctgcctctctctctctctctctctgtctctgtgtgtgtgtgtgtgtctttcatgaataaatacaaataaaatcttaaaaaaaaaaagcagaaacataagTATCGGGGGAAATGTAATACATTTTCCCTGGGATATTACAGACAGATTGAGAAGCTTAGGGAGGCATAGAAAATTTACAGCATCTGTAATATCGATGTAATATGTTTGAGCCTCATGGTGTGGGCTTGACTCCACGTCGTCTTTGTTCTTTACAGATACAAGCAGTGGATTCAGTACCCTCTCAGCAGTAAACTCTCTTTTTGTGAAGCCAGAGCCATATACACCATCCTGATCCTGGTGAGAATGTTTGACTCCTTTTACTCATTCACTTTTATCCTTTTGGATAACCCTGATTATGAATCCAATCTGTCGGCTCACAACCACCTGTCTTCCCTTCTGTCTTCATGTTTCTcaacatttccttcctttgtactCATTAGCAGTGACAAACCCATTCCTTGGTTCTGTTTTGGAGGCATAGAAAACATCTTTTTCCAAATAGAGTCTCTGGGCTCTTAAATTCCCTCCAGAACACTCAATTGTATATTTagtaacactttaaaaaatatttatagtctcATAAACTATGGCAGTTAATCTGCTGGGAATTTTGCATTCAGTGTTGAATAatagttgtaggatacaaaagaAACCATTGTGTAAGCACTTACTCAAAGACAGAATTTCATGAAAATGTAATGTATGGCTTTTTCAGGTTTTGGGAGTTCTGACAGTAAATATCCCGTGCCGATCTGAATTTTAAGCTAGTACCCAAAATATGTATCTTATAAACATTGGGTGAAGGGTCAATGCATATGGACCATGGTGAATAAAAATGTCTAAATTGTCTAAGTATCATTTTTAATCTAATGCTATGAATGATAGAGAAAAGATTACATTTCTTGAGTAGGGACCTCTTTCCCTTTATACTCTTAGCAGAAGAGAGTAAAAATGTGAGAAAGCTAGAGGTTAGTTTGTGTAGTTTGATCTCAGTTCAACTTTCTGAAGGAGGGAAGATTGTCGATATTCCTCTTTTCTAAAAAGTTTCTGCTTGTATCATGTAATGTATGCTCCAGGAAAGCTTTTTTCTGCCTATGTTGATTCTTATGCCAAAGCAGCATATTTTAGTCCCATCACCAGAAACACTACAAGCACAGATTTGGTTCTAGACCACTggaataaagcaagtcaaatgaaggttttggtttcctagtgcatacataaaaattatgttttttaaaatttttattttttaaaaagatttatttattcacgagagacacagagagagagagaggtagagataggcagagagagaagcaggctctatgcagggagcccaatgtggcactcgatcccaggactccaggatcacaccgtggtctgaaggcaggtgcccaactgcttgagccacccaggtgtccctaaaaattaTGTTTAGTGTAGTCTTTTATGTCTAACTCCCCTTCCCCGCTTCCATATACAGACCTTAATTaagaaatactttcttttttttcttttaagattttatttatttattcatgagagaaagagagaggcagactcagtcaggcagagggagaagcaggctccacccagggagcacgatgtgggactcgatcccgggactcaaggatcacgccctgccccaaaggcaggcgccaaaccgctgagccaccctgggatcctaTTGTTACTTTTTTTACAGAAGTCTTAAATGAGGGttagaatcaacttcttccaaactcccatTCATACTTTGACTCTGCCACCCATAAATGGCTGCTAGAATGGAATTTTCAGTTTAGTTTACTTCTCTGGTAAACTTAATTCTCTAGCCTTACACATTGTATTTCATAAacaataagacttgaaagtcaaaattgcTCCTTGATCCAGGGGctacagaatggatgttgtgttagcatcGGCATCAGAGCTCTTGAGTGACGAGGTAGGTAcactgagcagtaggtctcagcagtggacttaaaatattcagtaaaccatatTATAAACAGATgcgctgtcatccaggctttgtttttCCATTGATAGCTCAGGCAGGatagatttagcataattttttttaaaaaagattttatttgtttatttatgagagagagagagagagagaagcaggctccacacagggaacctgatgtgggacctgatcccgggactccaggatcatgccctgggccgaagacaggcgctaacctgctgagccacccagggatccccagatttagCATAATTCATAAGAGCCCTAggattttcaaaatgataaatgaGCACTGGTCCCTAATGAGAGTCTTCCTGTCCTTTGAAGCAAGGCTTGATGTCTCTAGCTGCGAAAGTACTAGATGGTCGTCACTTTGACAGCACATTACTGAAAGTGCTAGATGGCatcttccaatagaaggctgtttAGTCTGCATTGAAACTGTATTGTTTAGCATAGCCACCTTCATGAatgatcttagctagatcttctggatcacttgctgcagcttctgcatCAGCACTAGCTGCTTCACCTTGTACTTTGATGATAGGGAGATGGTTTCTTTCCTTCAACCTCATGAAGCACCCTCTGCTTTCAACTTGTCTTCTGCCAACTCACCCCTCTCAGCATTcctagaattgaagagagttagggccttgctctggattaggttttggcctaagggaatgttgtggccactttgatcttctatccagactaCTAAAACTTTATATCAGTAGTAAGGCTGTTTGCTTTCTTaacatttgtgtgttcactgaaGTAGCACTTTTAATTCTCTTCAAAGACTTTTtgagggtttttgtgtgtgtgtgttcacagcTTGGCTACTTGGCTAGCTGTTGGGCTCAAGAGGCCTAGCTAGCTTTTGGCCTATCTTGGCTTTCAACATCCCTTCCTCAccaagcttaatcatttctatctttttttttttcaacacagtttgacaaatttattttttttaaaggtttgtttgtttatttatttatttatttatgagagagagagagagagatacacacaggcagagacacaggcagagggagaagcaggctccatgcacggagcctgatgtgggactcaatccctggtttCTGGGttcacatcccgggctgaaggcggtgctaaaccgctaagccactggggctgctctcatttctatcttttgatttaaactgaaaaattggggatccctgagtggtcagcggtttagcgcctgcctttggcccagggcgcgatcctggagtcccgggatcgagtcccacatcgggctcccggcatggagcctgcctctccctcctcctgtgtctctgcctctctctctctctatgtctatcataaataaataaatcttaaaaaaaaaaaaaagattaaaaaaaataaactgaaaaatgtattattcttCCTTCCACTTGAATACATAGAGGTcgttcttaatttattttttattattttttttttaaagattccatttattcatgagagacacacacacacacacagagacagagaggcagagacactggcagagggagaagcaggctccatgcagggagcctgatgcgagactggatcccaggactcctggatcacgtcctgggctcaaggcgggtgccaaactgctgagccacccgggatccccGATAGAGGTcgttttaatattaattttcataatttcaatGCTGTCGTGTCTTAGGGACTAAGGAAGCCTGAAGATGGTGCAGTCAGAACAGACACCACAGCATTTATCAATTCTAGATGGCCCTTGAAAGAGGGCTTCATTACCTGGAAATATCAAACCTGTTAATTGTTCCACAAGAGAGAGATGAGCTTTagagtattttctaatttaagagCCAAAAAAATTCTTGATGCACTTACTGTTTCTTACTCCCAATAATTTACTTGTTTGGGTAATGTTCTTTGTGCttgtatgtatgcacacacagACTTGTGGGAGAGCTTGTCTTTCCCAGGTGCCTCAATTTTACATAGAATCTTTGATGCCATATCATTTATATACCTGCAGATTAGCAAATCACTGTGACACAGTAAGTGTAGGTGTGCTCTTTGGCACCTCAACTCAGGAGTATGTCCCTCACAATATCTTTAATGGATATCTTCATCTGTTTAACCCCCCTAGGAGATAAGATATATGGTTTTATTTGCTCCTTTAATTCAGATGCACTCTGTAACTCCGAGCCATCTCTCCAGAAGTGAGAACTCATTTATTCTCAGTCCTTGCATGTGTATCGCTTTTACAGTGGGTTCTACGTAAAGCCATATAAGCTAGTGAGCCCAACTGATATGAGTGAATCTGGTTTGGAGCTTTacgttttattttatcttgtttatttactttttaaaaagattttatttattcataagagagagaggcagagacacaggcagagggagaagcaggctacatgcagggagcctgacatgggactcgatcctgggtctccaggatcatgccctgggccaaaggcagtgctaaaccgctgaaccacttgGCCTGCCCCGAAGCTTTACATTTTATAACCTACTCTCTTAATAGCCCTACCATTTGCAAAGTTTAGAGCAAGCTCTGCACTGAGAATATGGTTTTGAAAGCTTTAgaatcactttcatttttatcaaGTGTGTCCTTGCTTCTGGCTGTGAAGCTAGAGCAGTCTCCCTCACTCTCCTTCTGTAAGTGACTATAAAACTGGACCAAATACCAGTGGCTTTCTGATGTTGGACAAAAGCACTGATTGAACAATGAGccttgagaaaacaaaaatataggagATGAGGTCACATTATTCCCAGTTCCCTCCAGAGGTCAGACACACTATTATGAGTGACTCTATGGAGTGCCACATCCATTTGGATTTGTAACCTTTGGAGAGCATCTGGAAGCCTGCTATTGTAAAGTCTGAATTAGCATCAGTGTTGCTAAACATTCAAGTGATCAGTTGTCGGGAACTCCCTGGAATCTGGGCACAACCTCCCAACCCCGCACTCAGAGCCAGCACAACACTTCCCAGTGCCCCTTGTGGTGCTGCTTTGCCTGTGTTCCAGAAGGTTCTGATGTGCTGCGCCCTTTGCAGAAGCCTGCAGAGCGGTAACAACTGCATTGCCCAGAGGACCCCGTGCCAAGTGACGCCATCGTGGAGCCAATGAAGGTCCAGGAGACGGGCGTTTCTGTGTGTGCCATCACATCAGAGTGGGACTTCCAGGGTCCTCGTGGCAGTTGTTTTGGCAGCTCTGGGGTCCATTTCCTGTTTGGAGGTTCCAGAGCACAGGGTCAGGACGAGGCAAGGACTGGTGCCGCTGGAGAGGAGGCATCCCTGCAGCACTGGGCTGCTCCTGGCCCCGCTCCACCCACCAAGTCTGATGGCGGCGGCCGAGCCCAGGGATCCAGCTCAGGTAAACACTTGTCTCATCTCTCTCAGGCCTTCCTGCCACCCACTTGCGGGCAGGGTGCCTGCTCCCTGCCCAGGCTCTGATGTCAGGGGGCCCTGTGTCTTGAGCGCCACTGTTGTGGCTCCAGGCTGGGGGAAACCTGGTGTCAGTTTTATGTCTACACGGTAAGCAGGGTGTGAGGCAGAGGCATGCCTGGACTCACAGGCAGAGAGGTGGTCAGAGAAGCAGTGGAGACCAGAGCTCTACTGATGAAGTACTTTTGGAAGCTACCCATAAAGGGGAGGGTGTCCAGGACCCTGGAAAGACATCCAGGTGTAGCAAAAGCCAGTAAAATGAGGTTTTCATGGGGTACAGGTACCAGTATGGCTGAGCTTTGAGTATTCAGGGAAATGCAGGTGTTCTTTCTTTATGATGGTTTGGATCTTACCTTACCAATGCTTTGTTACTGCAGCAAACACAAAGGGAAGGTTAGGGGTGGGTGCAACATAGATGTAAATTACAGCCCTGGGGATGAGAGAAAATGTTggattttaaattcctttttttttttttttttaaatatttttatttatttattcatgggagacacagagaggcagagacccaggcagagggaggagaaacagtctccatgcaaggaccacaatgtgggactcgattctgggaatctgggatcatgccctgagtcaaaggcagtcgctcaaccgctgagccacccaggcatccctaaattccttttttaaagtagaaCCAGATTTTCTAATGTAGGAAATAGGAGACAGGGATGACCCCTAGGGCTTTTGTCTCAGCAACCATGTTGAGTCTGACATCTTTAGAAAACAATGCAGAGCATTAGGAGGGCAGCTGGATATAAAAGTCTGTAAATTTGAGTTGGGGTTCAGCATTAGATGCATAGGTGGACCTTTGTGTCACATTAGGAAGGCAAATTCAAATGATGGAGAGAAGATTAAGAGGCCAGGAAGAAGAGGGTGTGTACTGCATAACCTCTCAAACACACGTAAGGGGTGGAAGACTTACAGAAGAGGAGACTGGAGCAGGATGTAGAGGCAAGAGGGGGCTGCTGCCTATTTGTGGCAACCTTACTTGGAACCTGGAAGATGAGCCTAATTCAAGGGCAGAGGTCATCATCTGTTAATTACTAGACCTAGTATTATGTTTACTTATTAATTCTCAATATTTAGAGATAGTGGATATTACagtgaggtttttcttttttttaagattttatttattaaaaaaaaaaaagattttatttattgatgagagacacagatagagtcagagatacaggcagaaggagaagcaggctctatgcagggagcctgacatgggacttgactcagggctccagaatcacaccctgggctgaaggtggcgctaaaccgctgagccacgtgggctgccctaAAGTGAGGTTTTTCAGGTAGGCTCTAAATCCCATGTGATTAGTGTCCTTGAACACTGGAGACTTGAGGCTGCCCTAGGAAGTGGGGTGCTACTTGCCAAGAACTCTTGATGCCATAAAGGTATAAAAGAGGTATATGAGCTGATGGGCCCCAGATCCTTGGTATTAGGGACTTAGGAACAGTGGTTGAGGCTATGTTTTATGATACCTGGTAGATACACTGTGGAGGATTTCAGGGAAATTGCATGGTTGGGGACTGGCCATGAACTTAAGATTCTATCTGCCCACCTGCCTGTTGTTGCAGAGGGCTGGACATAGTCATTACTGGCACCAGGGCTTGGTATATCCTTTGAGTTGGGtgccctgggaggaggaggaacatGGGATagattggggtggggtgggatgcgGGGGGGACTGGAATGTGGGTCCTATGGAGAAGGGATGTTTGTGGTTTCATCTCTCCCCATCATGGCAGGGTAGTGTGACCTTTGAAGATGTGGTTGTATACTTTTCCTGGGAAGAGTGGGGTCTCCTTGATGAGACTCAGAGATGCCTATACCATgatgtgatgctggagaacttTGCACTTGTGATCTCACTGGGTAAGACCCTCATGCCCACCCCAGTGCCCTGGGCTAGACTCTGCTCTTTTTCTCACATTTGGATTGTGGTCACTGCCATCACTAGGTCTAGGCTCAGCACTTGCCCTCTGGTTGAGCCTGCAAACCCCCCATGAGCCTGATGGATCAGCCTCCAGCACTCTTATCCAGATCCATGGCACTTTCCCAGGTTTTCTTCCTCCTCacctggaggcccaggggctATTTTTAGATGTTCCTCTGTGGGTCttcatatagtatttatttgtgtttcctCTCCTGGGTCGTATGCAGAATTGCTCTGGGGCATGGCCAGTCCTCTGCCTGTCCTGTCGTTGTGTCATCCAAATCCCAGTTAATTCAACTGTGGTTTAGAGGAGTCAAGAACCCCTCACAGGATGGCCTACCAGTGTGTTGATGCCAGTGCCCACCCCTCCTTTctacctttctttccttctgcctcagtTTTTGATCCCTAATCAGTTGCAACTAGATATTCCTGGGCCTGGACCTAAACTTACATACAGCCCCAGTGAAGACCATTGGCAGAGGAATGAATTggagaccctgcttcttcctatgGGGCCTCCCCAAGTCTTGTGACTTTAGAGTTCCAGGACTACAGCCCTTTGATCAGCCTAACCCCAACACCCTCTTCTTGAAAACAAATGCAGTGACCTATTATTTAGTGTACCCAGCAGATGTTTATGATGAGGTCAGCTCCTTCCCCCAAAGATAATATAATATGCACATCACACTGGCATTTCTGTATTTCCAGGTTGTTGGTATGGAATGGAGGATGAGGCGGCAGTTTCTGTGCAACGAATGTCACTGGGCAAGACTTCAAGTCCAGATCCATCCATTTGGAAAGCTCAGCCCTGTGAGAAGTGTGTCTTGCTTGGGAGAGACATTTTGTACCTGGCTGAGGACCAAGAATCACATCATGGGCAGAAATCGTACACCTGTGAGGCATGTGGGAAACAGTTGTGGTTCAGTGCGAATCTTCGCCAGCACCAGAAGCACAATGAAGAGAAGCCATTCAGATGGGACATGGAGTTTGTGACAAGCTACAAATTGCATGTGTCAGGGAAGCCTTTCCCCTGTGGGGAAATTGGGAAGGACTTCCTGGCCATATTGAGTCTTCTCCAGCATCAGGCCACCCTCAAAGGGGCCAAACCGCCCAGCAGCTTTGAACATGGGGAGTCCTTTCATGGTAGGAAAAGTCCTCACACATGCAGTGACACTGGGAAATCATTCAGCTATGAACATAAACTTTTCCAGCCTCAGCAACTTCACACTAGAGAAAGTTATCATGACTGGGATGACTGTGAGAAACCTTTTAACCAAAGCTCCATCCTTAGTAATTGTCAGAGAGCTTACCCAGGAACAAGGTCTTATGAGTGTAACGAATGTGGGAAATCCTTTAGCCAAAGCTACAACCTCATTCAACACCACAGAATTCACACTGGTGCAAGGCCTTATAAATGCAGcgaatgtggaaaagccttcagcTTCAAATTCAGACTTGTCCAGCACCTGCAGATTCACACTAGAGTGAGGCCTTATGCATGTggtgaatgtgggaaagcctttagcTACAGCTCTACTCTCATTAAACACCAGAGGGTTCACACAAGAGAAAAGCCTTACAAGTGTGGTGAGTGTGGGAATTCCTTCAGCCAAAGCTCCAACCTCATTCAACACCAGAAAATTCACAGTGGAGCAAGGCCCTATAAATGCAATGAATGTGCAAAATCCTTCAGCTAcaaatgcaaactggttcagcaCCTGCGCATTCACACCggagaaaggccttatgagtgTGGGGAATGTGGGAAATCCTTTAGCCACAGGTCCACTCTCAATCAACAccagagaattcacactggagcCAGACCTTATAAGTGCAATGAGTGTGAGAAATCCTTTAGCCAAAAGTCCAACCTTATCCAGCACCGGAGAGTCCACACAGGAGAAAAGCCTTACGAGTGTGGGGAATGTGGGAAATCCTTCAGCCAAAGCTCCCACATCATTCAACACCGAAAACTTCATACCAGATAACCTTGTGAATGCAATGAGTGTGGCAAAATGTTCATAACCCAGGTCTGTGTTACATATGTGCAGCACATATAGGTGGAAAACCTTCATCTACAGGCCTAACCTGGTTGGGTACCAGAAGACCCTGCACAGAATGTGGTATATTTCATAGAGCAAGACTCACTGTGAGGGAGCCATCTCCTGGAAATTGAACATCACATCTATGAACATCCAACACTGGCAGATTCCCCAAGACTTGTAGGTTTATGGGCAAGCTTTCTGGAGCCCTGCATAGCCCTCTGCTCTGCCAGGTTCCTCAGTGGGTGTAGTAGTCAAGGGAGGTGTTCTCTCTTGACCATCATGAATGATTGGGGATGGGGGTTACACagcaatttctttcttcctcattagGGTTCTGACCCAGTTTTGACAAAGCTAAGGGGTTGATAATACTTTTTACCTTCCAGGCCTAGAGTGCCATGAGAACAGTATATTTCTCTTAAGACCACCTTTAGAGCTCCTAGGGGAGTGGTTCTTTTTCTCCAGGGCTGTCAAATGTTGAGCACTATTGTGGGGGAGCTATTCCCCAAATACTGCAAAGAAATCATGTGCCTTCGTGTGTAGGTTCACTTTTCTGGTGTTATTGTTTGTAAGACTACTTATAGGGGCCAGGTGATGTGTACAGAAATAGGACTGCAGGAAGTGATGTATTTGTCTACTGAAACTTGCATCCCCAGGTGTTCCAGTGACCATGCCTGTGGTTCAGTTTATACACTCCACGTGCATGTTCTTTCTGTAGCTGAGGAACTTGAGGCCATTGTCAATCTTATTTTTCTAGTCTGTCTCAAGGATATTACTGCACGGGCAAGAAAATGGCAATAGGATAGAGATAAAAATCCTGTTGGTGGGGCCTTGCAGCTTTTTGATCAGCTGCAGACCCAAATAGAAATTATCTTGAAATTTTCAGTGATGCAGGGCATTGGACTCCttgtgcaaaaataaaataaaataaaataaaataaaataaaataaaataaaataaaataaaataaaataaaataaaataaattgggggACCCAAGACctctatttgatttttaagtaaagCTTTATTGAGGTTAATTAACATGCTGtaaaactgcacatatttaaagttgTATACAAAACTGGAGATGGTAAATCTATATAAACTCCTTTTCCTTGTGCCCTTTAAAAAACTTCTCCCCCAcagtaaattattttgtattttttacattagactcaaatgtttattttttttaactgtggttTCCTTTACACTGagtaattattttgaaagaaCCAAGATGTTTTTACTCATCCTACTACTAATCTATGCTGCTCACTCACCacaaataaaacttcaaatatatatataacaaccCTCCCCCATGAATCCTTCCCCCATGTAGTCATTGTC contains:
- the LOC140632458 gene encoding uncharacterized protein isoform X3; this translates as MLENFALVISLGCWYGMEDEAAVSVQRMSLGKTSSPDPSIWKAQPCEKCVLLGRDILYLAEDQESHHGQKSYTCEACGKQLWFSANLRQHQKHNEEKPFRWDMEFVTSYKLHVSGKPFPCGEIGKDFLAILSLLQHQATLKGAKPPSSFEHGESFHGRKSPHTCSDTGKSFSYEHKLFQPQQLHTRESYHDWDDCEKPFNQSSILSNCQRAYPGTRSYECNECGKSFSQSYNLIQHHRIHTGARPYKCSECGKAFSFKFRLVQHLQIHTRVRPYACGECGKAFSYSSTLIKHQRVHTREKPYKCGECGNSFSQSSNLIQHQKIHSGARPYKCNECAKSFSYKCKLVQHLRIHTGERPYECGECGKSFSHRSTLNQHQRIHTGARPYKCNECEKSFSQKSNLIQHRRVHTGEKPYECGECGKSFSQSSHIIQHRKLHTR
- the LOC140632458 gene encoding uncharacterized protein isoform X2, encoding MAAAEPRDPAQGSVTFEDVVVYFSWEEWGLLDETQRCLYHDVMLENFALVISLGCWYGMEDEAAVSVQRMSLGKTSSPDPSIWKAQPCEKCVLLGRDILYLAEDQESHHGQKSYTCEACGKQLWFSANLRQHQKHNEEKPFRWDMEFVTSYKLHVSGKPFPCGEIGKDFLAILSLLQHQATLKGAKPPSSFEHGESFHGRKSPHTCSDTGKSFSYEHKLFQPQQLHTRESYHDWDDCEKPFNQSSILSNCQRAYPGTRSYECNECGKSFSQSYNLIQHHRIHTGARPYKCSECGKAFSFKFRLVQHLQIHTRVRPYACGECGKAFSYSSTLIKHQRVHTREKPYKCGECGNSFSQSSNLIQHQKIHSGARPYKCNECAKSFSYKCKLVQHLRIHTGERPYECGECGKSFSHRSTLNQHQRIHTGARPYKCNECEKSFSQKSNLIQHRRVHTGEKPYECGECGKSFSQSSHIIQHRKLHTR
- the LOC140632458 gene encoding uncharacterized protein isoform X1, which encodes MKVQETGVSVCAITSEWDFQGPRGSCFGSSGVHFLFGGSRAQGQDEARTGAAGEEASLQHWAAPGPAPPTKSDGGGRAQGSSSGCWYGMEDEAAVSVQRMSLGKTSSPDPSIWKAQPCEKCVLLGRDILYLAEDQESHHGQKSYTCEACGKQLWFSANLRQHQKHNEEKPFRWDMEFVTSYKLHVSGKPFPCGEIGKDFLAILSLLQHQATLKGAKPPSSFEHGESFHGRKSPHTCSDTGKSFSYEHKLFQPQQLHTRESYHDWDDCEKPFNQSSILSNCQRAYPGTRSYECNECGKSFSQSYNLIQHHRIHTGARPYKCSECGKAFSFKFRLVQHLQIHTRVRPYACGECGKAFSYSSTLIKHQRVHTREKPYKCGECGNSFSQSSNLIQHQKIHSGARPYKCNECAKSFSYKCKLVQHLRIHTGERPYECGECGKSFSHRSTLNQHQRIHTGARPYKCNECEKSFSQKSNLIQHRRVHTGEKPYECGECGKSFSQSSHIIQHRKLHTR